The following nucleotide sequence is from Pseudobutyrivibrio ruminis HUN009.
TACACTGCATGAAAATCCTTTGCCACTGGATATTTTTCATCGAGAGTTAATTCAAACTCTTCGATAATTCTATCTGTCTTTCTTATATTGATGTGCGCTTTTTCAATATCGTGATTCTCGCAAGCTACGATTGCTATGTTACAAAACTTGATTGCTCCTTCATATAGCATCAATGTTAACTCAGCAGGGCTAGCTGTAAGTATTCTGTTTTTTGCGTACGCATCATAACCATTTGTTGGTGTCATAGTATCGCCTCCAAAAATCTAATATTGTATATACTTACTATCAACCACCTAATAGTGATGATATTGAAGAAGAATTGCTTTGTAATGTAGCCAATGCAGACTCCATTGCTGCAAATTTCTTATAATAAGCATCTTCCATGTCCTGAACTCGATCAGTCCATGTTTTAATCAATGAACTGTAGTTTGAGTACTCAGATGCCATTTCCTTGTCATTGTAAACAGTGTAAACAGATTTAACTGCTGTAGATTTCATCTTTTCATCCAGCGACTTGTATAGGCCAGATGTTACCTGCTTCAAGAATTCAATAACTCGGTCTGGGTCTGATGCTAATGCTGCACGAAGTTTTTCTTCATTACCAGATGTCTTGCTGTCTTCAGAGTCGCCAT
It contains:
- the fliS gene encoding flagellar export chaperone FliS; the protein is MTPTNGYDAYAKNRILTASPAELTLMLYEGAIKFCNIAIVACENHDIEKAHINIRKTDRIIEEFELTLDEKYPVAKDFHAVYTYLRSCLRHAMITKDAAQLEEVLKHLRTMRDTWKDVMKLTANGKKLDGSSTNIAG